TTTGGAAGCTTATGGAACAAGGTCTGGTATGAAGGTTATTCAGAACCGACCCATACCTGGCAGTCTTCATCGGGCAACGATGATTTTGAGTTTAAATTCTCGTTAACTCCCTTAACCTTCGGTACGATTAAAGCCGCGCTTTACTCGATGCTGTTTGCGGTGCCGATTGCGATTTTTGCGGCGATCTATACCGCCTTCTTTATGGATAAACGTACTCGTCAGTGGGTAAAACCATCGGTTGAATTAATTGAGGCCTTGCCAACGGTTATTTTAGGCTTCTTGGCAGGTCTGTGGCTTGCGCCCTATGTGGAATCCAACCTTCCTGCCTTTTTTGCGATTATTATTGTGGTACCGCTGGGTATCCTGCTGTTTGGCTATGGATGGTCAAGGATGCCAGACAAAATTCGCTTGATGATTCCGGTCGGGCGTCGTGTGGTGTTGATGATTCCGGTGGTAGCCTTTTTAGGGTGGCTGTCGATGACGATGAGCGATCCGCTGCAATATATGTTTTTCCAAGGTGATATGCGTACCTGGTTAACAGAAACCGCAGGCATCACCTATGACCAGCGTAATGCGATGATTATCGGTTTTGCGATGGGCTTTGCGTTGATTCCAACTATTTTCTCAGTAGCAGAAGATGCGATCTACTCGGTACCTAACTATTTGGTTAACGGTTCTTATGCCTTGGGCGCAAGCGGCTGGCAAACCTTGAAAGGGGTGGTGTTACCTACAGCCAGTCCAGGTATTTTCTCCGCTATTATGCTAGGTTTTGGTCGCGGTGTCGGTGAAACGATGATTGTATTAATGGCTTCGGGCAATACACCACTAATGGATTTCAGCCTGTTTGAAGGTATGCGTACCTTGTCCGCCAACCTTGCGGTAGAGATGGGCGAAACCGAAGTGGATAGTACCCATTATCGTGTGTTGTTCTTAGCGGGCTTGGTGCTGTTTATGTTCACCTTCTTCTTTAATACGCTTGCTGAGGTGGTTCGCCAGCGCATGCGCCGTAAATACGGTCAACTTTAAGCCCATCAAGCAAAAGGAATAGTGTTATGAAAACATGGTTAAATAAAGGCGAGCACTGGGTTTGGTATAGTGCTGCCGCTGCCGCTGCCTCGGTGGTGTTGGTGTTTGGTTTGCTCCTAATGATTGCCTTTCGTGGGTTAAGTCACTTTTGGCCTCATGCGGTGTATGAGTTTCAAATTCAACCAACACCTAGTTCAGAAGTACAAATACTTCAAGGTGAGATACACAATACCCGCTTCCGTGAAACCCGTGATCCGCAAAACCCGGGTTTTGTATTGCGTGAGCCGCAAATTTTAATTAAAACTGGTAATCGTGACTTATACAGTTTTGACTTTAGATGGGTAGATGAAGCGCATATCGTTGGTCAAACTTGGAATAAAGCTCAGGGTATTAGCGTTATCGAGCGTTATGCATCGGGCAATATGTATGGTTACATTCAAGCATTTAAGAATGATCAGGGTGAAATCACCGAGCTTCAACAGGTCTATAAGGCCATTAATGCCGCGATTAAAGAAGGCAACAAGATTCGAACCAAAATACGTCACTTAGAAAGAACGGTTATTGGTGGTATTAACCATGACCTGCAAACCTTGCGTTATGATCGACGTAAACTCGAAATGCGAGATCGTCTAACGCCTCAGCTTGAAGCGGAGATGGAAGCGAAACGTCAAGCGATGCATGAGAAGTTTGGTGTATTACAACTACAGCTTGATGGTTATTACAGAGAATTAAACGCACTTGGTAGCGTTGTCGTTCGTGTTGGAACAGATCGCGATGTTGAAGTGAATGTAAGCCAGTTTGTAAGATTCTGGCAACCTAACGAAATGCACCTCGGCAATAAGTTGGGTTATTTTTTCGGCTCTATAGGCTCGTTTTTAACCGATGACCCTCGTGAGTCGAATACTGAAGGTGGTGTGTTCCCAGCTATCGTAGGGACGCTGACGATGGTGATATTGATGACATTATTCGTAATGCCGATGGGTGTGGTCGCTGCAATCTATATGCGTGAGTACGCTAAGGAAGGCAGACTGTTACGTTTGATCCGTATCTCAATTAACAACTTGGCTGGGGTTCCATCGATTGTATTTGGTATTTTCGGTTTAGGGTTTTTTGTTTATATTTTAGGCTTCTCCGTCGATCAAATGTTCTACAGCCATGCCTTACCTAATCCAACCTTCGGAACACCAGGCCTGCTTTGGGCGTCTTTAACCATGGCACTGCTTACTTTGCCTGTGGTGATTGTCGCGACTGATGAAGGTTTGTCACGTATTCCACGTGCGTTGCGTGAAGGGGGGTTAGCCTTGGGTGCAACCAAGGCAGAAGTGATTATGCGAATTGTGTTACCCATGACGACGCCTGCCATTATGACCGGTTTAATTTTGGCGGTTGCACGTGCAGCAGGTGAGGTTGCGCCTTTGATGTTGGTTGGGGTGGTTAAGTCGGTAACCGAGTTACCTGTTAATGCTAATGCGCCCTTTATCCATTTGGATCAAAAATTTATGCACTTAGGTTTTCACATTTACGATGTTGGTTTTCAAAGCCCGAACGTAGAGGCTGCTCAACCATTGGTTTATGCCACTTCGTTATTGTTAGTGGTTTTAATTGTGAGCTTAAATCTGGCAGCGATCGTCATTCGTAACCGCCTGCGTGAAAAGTATAAGTCACTAGACAATTAAAACAGATAATTAAAAAATCATCCTTTTAGCGGTCAGGCCTGGTTGCTAAAAGTTAGCGAATTGATTAAAGGGAATAATGTAATGAGTAACAATACAGTTAAAGTGGCGATGGAGCGTGATAACCGTGGGTTAGCGTTAAATGATGAGAAAATGGCGATTCAAGTTAAAGATTGGAATCTCTATTATGGCAAGTCGCAAGCGCTTAAAAATGTCACTATGGACTTGCCTGAAAACCGAGTCACGGCTTTTATCGGTCCTTCAGGTTGCGGAAAATCAACCTTGCTTCGTTGTTTTAATCGAATGAACGATTTGATTGATATCGTCAGCGTAGATGGCAAAATGTATTTGCACGGTCAAGATATGTATGCTAAAGAATTAGATGTTGCTGAAATTCGTCGCCGTATTGGAATGGTTTTCCAAAAACCTAACCCTTTCCCCAAATCTATATATGAAAACGTGGCTTATGGCTTGCGTTTGCAGGGAATTAACGACAAGAAAACGCTTGATGAAACCATTGAATGGGCACTTAAGGGAGCAGGTCTTTGGAATGAAGCCAAGGACCGCTTGCATGAAAATGCATTGGGTATGTCGGGTGGGCAGCAGCAGCGGTTGTGTATTGCACGCGCGATTGCCATTCAGCCAGAGGTTTTGTTGCTTGATGAGCCTACATCGGCCTTAGATCCGATCTCTACCCTTACGATTGAAGAGTTGATTTTCGAGCTGAAAAAAGATTTCACGATTTTGATCGTTACCCATAACATGCAGCAAGCCGCGCGTGTATCGGATTACACCGCGTTTATGTATATGGGTGAACTGGTTGAGTACACGGATACAGATAGCTTGTTTACTAATCCACAGGTGAAACGCACCGAAGACTATATAACAGGACGTTATGGTTAATAGTAGTTGAAAAAATAATTAATAACGCGTCATAAAGTACAAAATTTAAAAAAGGAATATACCATGAATAGAAAAGAATTCGGCACGCATGTTTCTGCCAGCTATAATCAATACCTTGAAGATTTGTTTAACCAGATATTAGAAATGGGTAGTTTAGTTGAGCGCCAATTACAGTCATCGGTATTGTCGGTACAAAATGCCGATAGTGATTTGGCACGCGAAGTGATTCAGCTTGATAAGCTGGTGAATCGTGAAGAAATGGAAATTGATCGTTTGTGCGTGCGCGTGCTTGCACGCCAACAGCCAACCGCTTCTGACCTTCGTTTAATTGTCTCGTCGATTCGCATTGCGGTTGACCTTGAACGTATGGGGGATGAGGTGGTTAAAATTTCAAGGTTAGTTTTACGTCTTGCTCAGAGTGGTAAATTAGATTGCCAGAACCTTCAAGGTTATAAACAGTTGGTTGAGATATCATCACGTGCTCGCGAAATGTTAAAAAATGTGTTGGATGCGTTTACTCGTTTGGATTTATCCGGCGCCGCAGCCGTTATTGAAGAAGAAGAGCGGATTGATGAGTTGTTTGCCGTTGTTATGGAAGAAGTAACGGAGCGTTTTAAAGAAACTGATCATGATGTTGAGTGTTTGCTACAACTGGTTTATGCTTTGCGTGCTGCCGAGCGCATTACGGATCATGCGCGTAATATTGCTGAAACTATAATATATCTGGTAAATGGTCAGGATCTGCGCAATATGGATGATGATGCTTTAGCTGAGTTTTTGCTGTCTATACAAGCTAAGTAAGGAACACTATGCCACAAGCTAAAATTTTAATTGTTGAAGATGAAACAGCAATTCGGGATATGCTAAGTTTTACGCTGCATGCTGCCGAGTTTGAGGTGATCGAAGCGGCGAATGCAGAGCAAGGCTGGGCGTTATTATTAGAACATAAGCCTGATTTACTAATTTTAGATTGGATGTTGCCGGGTGTCAGCGGTTTAAATTTGGCCAAGCGCATTCGTCAGAACGATCAAACCCGCGTATTGCCGCTTATTCTGCTCACTGCACGCGGTGAGGAGTCAGATCAGGTGCAAGGGTTTGAGTCAGGGGCCGATGATTATGTGGTAAAACCTTTTTCTCCGCGCGCCTTAGTGGCACGGGTGAAAGCCTTATTGCGTCGTAAAGACCCTGAAGGCGCGCTGCATGTTGATATAGTAGAGCGGGGTGAGCTCAAATTAGATTTGTCCAGTCACCGATTCTGGGCAAAAAATGAAGAAGTTAAACTTGGCCCTACTGAGTTTCGCTTGATTCAGTTTTTTATGAGCCATCCCAATCGGGTTTATTCTCGAACCCAGTTGCTAGATCAAGTTTGGGGCGATAGCGTGATTGTCGAGGAGCGAACAGTGGATGTTCATATACGCCGATTACGTCGTTTATTAGAGCCCAGTGAATGTGAGGATTATATCCAGACCATTCGTGGTGCAGGTTATCGTTTTTCAATGCCTGGTTAACCAGGCCTGGTGATTAAATGCTCAGTATAAAACCAGTTAGTTCATTAGAAAGCTCATCACGTCTGTTTGAGGAACTGATTGGTGTGGGGACACTACTCAGTATCGCACTTATTATCGGAGGATTAAGCGGTTTTTGGGCTCTAGCCTTTTTACTGGCTTTCTCTACCTATCTTGCGCGTAATTTATTTTATTTTTTGCATTTCTTAAACTTAGTGCGTAGTCGTGCCTTAGAGCCTAGCAAGGTGCCTTTTGGGGTATGGGGCGATATTTATGATGCCTATTTTGAAAAAGTTTTTCAAGATAAACGGCGGATAAAACGCTTGCGCATAGAAACCGACCAGGTTTATAACGCGATGAATTTACTGCCCGACGCGCATATCTCGCTAAACGAAAGGTTTCAGATTGAATGGGTGAACCATAGTGCTGAGAACTTATTGGGGTTGCGACGTAATGATGTCGGACATAAAATCACTAATTTGCTGCGACAAAAAGAAATGGTTCAATACCTGGAACTCAAGCATTTTGATCAAGCGATCGAGTTTTATTTGAGTGCAGAAAGCACCCGCCGCCTTAGCGCAAAAATGGTTTCTTATTTTGATAAACACTATCTTTTGATTATCCGCGATATTACCGACGCGCACAACCTAGCTCAAGTACGTCGTGATTTCGTGGCCAACGCCTCGCATGAGTTGCGAACGCCCTTAACGGTATTAAATGGTTACCTTGAGTTAATGTTGGATAGTGCAGATTCTTTGCCACCTGTTTGGGCCAATCCCGTTACCCAAATGCATCAACAATCATTAAGAATGCAAAACATTATTAACGACTTGTTAACCTTATCTAATATCGAAGCTGAAGATATCGAGTTAGAATCGGATTATGTTGAGGTGGCGAGCATGCTGCAAAAACTGGAGCTTGAAGCTAATCAATTGAGTGGTGGAAAACATAATTTTCATTTTAATATTGAGTCTAAAGATGGCTTATTGGGTAAAAGCGAAGCGTTACGTTCGGTATTTACTAATCTAGTATCCAACGCGATACGTTATACCCCAAATGGGGGTGATATTTGGGTGCGCTGGTATCAGACTCCTCAAACCTTGGTGTTTGAGGTTAAGGATACAGGTATAGGCATTGACCGGGAACATATACCGCGGTTGACAGAACGGTTTTATCGTGTCGATAACGCGCGTTCCCGAAGCTCGGGTGGCACGGGTTTAGGTTTAGCCATCGTTAAACATATTCTGGAGCGCCACCATGCGAAGCTTTCTGTTTATAGTCGTTTACAAGTAGGCTCAACCTTTAGAGTAGAATTTCCTATTGCGTTACGCATGTCGAGTGATCTTGTCGACTAGTCTTATTAAATAGCGGTTATTTTGTTTTAATGCCGTTTATTCTCAGTTGTTTTATCCTTTATAATGCTCAAAACGATGCTATATTGCGTTTGCTTGAAGGCGCGCTTTGATCAACAGGAAATACATCTCATGTTTAAAACACTCATGGATACAGTAGGCAACACGCCTTTAGTTCAATTACAACGACTGGTTAATCTCGATACGGGTTCAGTGGTGCTGGTCAAGCTTGAGGGCAATAATCCGGCGGGTTCTGTGAAAGATCGTCCAGCGCTGAATATGATTTTACAAGCGCAAAAACGCGGTGAAATTAAACCAGGCGACACCCTGATTGAAGCCACGAGTGGTAATACGGGCATTGCGTTGGCGATGGCGGCTTCGATGTTGGGTTACAAAATGATTTTGCTGATGCCCGACAATATGAGCATTGAACGTCGGACATCAATGGCGGCCTATGGTGCAAAACTGTTGCTGGTCACTCAAGCCGAGGGAATGGAAGGCGCGCGCGATAAAGCCTTGGCGATGCAAGCCGCAGGTGAGGGTGTCGTGCTTAATCAATTTGCCAACCCAGATAACCCCTTAGCACATTACCAGTCAACAGGCCCCGAAATCTGGCGTGACACCGAAGGAAAACTGACGCATTTTGTTAGCTCCATGGGCACGACGGGCACGATTATGGGCTGCTCAATGTATTTAAAACAGCAAAACCCCGCTATTCAGATTGTTGGTGTTCAGCCAACTGAAGGGGCATCGATTCCGGGTATTCGCCGCTGGCCTAGTGAATATTTACCTGAGATTTATGATCCAAAACGGGTGGATCGCATTATTGATATTGACCAGCAAACCGCTGAAACCATGACAAGACGCTTAGCGGTTGAAGAGGGAATATTTGCCGGTATTTCGTCGGGTGGCACGACAGCCGCCGCCTTGAAGGTGGCGACTGAAGTGGAAAATGCGCTGATTGTGTCGATTATTTGTGATCGCGGTGATCGTTATCTTTCAACCAATGTTTTTCCAGTAGGTTAAGCATGCAGCCAGCGCTTATTTTTGATATTGAAACCGTGCCAGATATTGCGGCCGCACGCCGGGTATTTGGCTTTGAAGACCTGAGTGATGAGGATGTGTATCAGGCGATTAATCTCAAGCGCCGGATTGAAAGTGGTGGCGAGTTTCAAAAACATTTTTTGCACAAGGTGGTAGCGATTTCAGCCGTATTAAAAACCGATCAGATGTTAAAGATTTGGTCAGTTGGTGATGTTGATTCAGACGAAAAAGTTATTATTGAACGTTTTTTTGAGGGTATCGAACGTTTTCAACCCACTCTTGTGACTTGGAACGGCGGGGGGTTTGATTTGCCCGTTTTGCATTATCGTGCATTATTACATGGTATTACCGCCCGAACCTACTGGGATATGGGGGACTTTAATCGTGAACGCAAATGGAATAACTATATTAGCCGTTATCAGTTTGCACACCTTGATTTGATGGATGTTATGGCTGGCTATCAACCGCGAGCAGTTGCAAAACTCGATGAGATCGCCTTACTACTAGGGCTACCTGGCAAAATGGGGTTAAGTGGTGCGGATGTATTGGATCAATATCGCGCTGGTGATATTAAAGCTATTCGTGACTATTGCGAGTTGGATGTGATCAATACCTATTTAGTGTATCTCCGTTTTCAGTTAATGCGAGGGTGGCTGACGCCTGTTCAGTATCAAATCGCGTGTGACGAGTTAGCGCAAAGCCTAAACAATCCTAATCAATCTCATTGGCAAGCCTATAACCAGGCCTGGTTAAATAAATAAAGAGATAAGCTGAAATTATGGCACGAGAAATTGAACGTAAGTTTTTATTAAAGAATGATCAATGGCGTCAACAGGTAGCGAAACAAACACGATTTGTTCAGGGTTATCTTAATCAGATTGAGGAAAATTCAAGCAAAAGTTCAGTACGTATTCGTATTGAGGGCGAGCAGGCTAATATCAATATCAAAAGCCTAGAAATAGGATTAAGTCGTGATGAATATGAGTATGCTATTGCGGTAAGCGATGCCGAAAAAATGCTTGAAAAACTGATGGTTGGCCCGGTTATTGAGAAAGTACGTTATCTTGTGGTTGTTGAGGATTTAACCTGGGAAATTGATGAGTTTTTTGGTGATAATGCAGGCCTGGTGATTGCTGAAGTTGAGCTTGAGACGGAAGACCAACCTCTAATGCTCTGTGACTGGGTTGGCAAGGAAGTGACGGATGACGTAAAGTATTACAATATTAGTTTGAGCAAACACCCCTTTAAGGATTGGTTACCCCATGAAAAAGATTAACTTACCTGTGCGTTTAAAAACGTCGTCACTAATCTACGTGGCGGTTGCGGCTAGCCTCTCCATGGCTAGCCTAACCGCGCAAGCAAAAGCACCAGGCCTGGTGGATGTTTATCAAATGTCGGTTTTGCATGATGCGAAAATCGCACAGGCTCGCGCTAATTTTGATGCAGAACGAGAGATTATTACGCAAGCTAAGTCTTTATTATTGCCTACAGTGAATGCATCTGCCTCCTATTCTCACCCTGATTTAGGGGTGTCTTCTTCGCGTCAAGTACTGGAGGCTGAGCTAAACCAAGCGCTCTATAACCGAGAGGCGTTTAGCCGTTATGATCAGGCAAAATATATTGTTGAAACCGCTGAGGTAAATTTCCAGCTTGCCCAGCAAGAATTGATGATG
The nucleotide sequence above comes from Thiomicrospira sp. R3. Encoded proteins:
- the pstA gene encoding phosphate ABC transporter permease PstA gives rise to the protein MKTWLNKGEHWVWYSAAAAAASVVLVFGLLLMIAFRGLSHFWPHAVYEFQIQPTPSSEVQILQGEIHNTRFRETRDPQNPGFVLREPQILIKTGNRDLYSFDFRWVDEAHIVGQTWNKAQGISVIERYASGNMYGYIQAFKNDQGEITELQQVYKAINAAIKEGNKIRTKIRHLERTVIGGINHDLQTLRYDRRKLEMRDRLTPQLEAEMEAKRQAMHEKFGVLQLQLDGYYRELNALGSVVVRVGTDRDVEVNVSQFVRFWQPNEMHLGNKLGYFFGSIGSFLTDDPRESNTEGGVFPAIVGTLTMVILMTLFVMPMGVVAAIYMREYAKEGRLLRLIRISINNLAGVPSIVFGIFGLGFFVYILGFSVDQMFYSHALPNPTFGTPGLLWASLTMALLTLPVVIVATDEGLSRIPRALREGGLALGATKAEVIMRIVLPMTTPAIMTGLILAVARAAGEVAPLMLVGVVKSVTELPVNANAPFIHLDQKFMHLGFHIYDVGFQSPNVEAAQPLVYATSLLLVVLIVSLNLAAIVIRNRLREKYKSLDN
- the pstB gene encoding phosphate ABC transporter ATP-binding protein PstB gives rise to the protein MSNNTVKVAMERDNRGLALNDEKMAIQVKDWNLYYGKSQALKNVTMDLPENRVTAFIGPSGCGKSTLLRCFNRMNDLIDIVSVDGKMYLHGQDMYAKELDVAEIRRRIGMVFQKPNPFPKSIYENVAYGLRLQGINDKKTLDETIEWALKGAGLWNEAKDRLHENALGMSGGQQQRLCIARAIAIQPEVLLLDEPTSALDPISTLTIEELIFELKKDFTILIVTHNMQQAARVSDYTAFMYMGELVEYTDTDSLFTNPQVKRTEDYITGRYG
- the phoU gene encoding phosphate signaling complex protein PhoU; the encoded protein is MNRKEFGTHVSASYNQYLEDLFNQILEMGSLVERQLQSSVLSVQNADSDLAREVIQLDKLVNREEMEIDRLCVRVLARQQPTASDLRLIVSSIRIAVDLERMGDEVVKISRLVLRLAQSGKLDCQNLQGYKQLVEISSRAREMLKNVLDAFTRLDLSGAAAVIEEEERIDELFAVVMEEVTERFKETDHDVECLLQLVYALRAAERITDHARNIAETIIYLVNGQDLRNMDDDALAEFLLSIQAK
- the phoB gene encoding phosphate regulon transcriptional regulator PhoB — translated: MPQAKILIVEDETAIRDMLSFTLHAAEFEVIEAANAEQGWALLLEHKPDLLILDWMLPGVSGLNLAKRIRQNDQTRVLPLILLTARGEESDQVQGFESGADDYVVKPFSPRALVARVKALLRRKDPEGALHVDIVERGELKLDLSSHRFWAKNEEVKLGPTEFRLIQFFMSHPNRVYSRTQLLDQVWGDSVIVEERTVDVHIRRLRRLLEPSECEDYIQTIRGAGYRFSMPG
- the phoR gene encoding phosphate regulon sensor histidine kinase PhoR — translated: MLSIKPVSSLESSSRLFEELIGVGTLLSIALIIGGLSGFWALAFLLAFSTYLARNLFYFLHFLNLVRSRALEPSKVPFGVWGDIYDAYFEKVFQDKRRIKRLRIETDQVYNAMNLLPDAHISLNERFQIEWVNHSAENLLGLRRNDVGHKITNLLRQKEMVQYLELKHFDQAIEFYLSAESTRRLSAKMVSYFDKHYLLIIRDITDAHNLAQVRRDFVANASHELRTPLTVLNGYLELMLDSADSLPPVWANPVTQMHQQSLRMQNIINDLLTLSNIEAEDIELESDYVEVASMLQKLELEANQLSGGKHNFHFNIESKDGLLGKSEALRSVFTNLVSNAIRYTPNGGDIWVRWYQTPQTLVFEVKDTGIGIDREHIPRLTERFYRVDNARSRSSGGTGLGLAIVKHILERHHAKLSVYSRLQVGSTFRVEFPIALRMSSDLVD
- the cysM gene encoding cysteine synthase CysM; this translates as MHLMFKTLMDTVGNTPLVQLQRLVNLDTGSVVLVKLEGNNPAGSVKDRPALNMILQAQKRGEIKPGDTLIEATSGNTGIALAMAASMLGYKMILLMPDNMSIERRTSMAAYGAKLLLVTQAEGMEGARDKALAMQAAGEGVVLNQFANPDNPLAHYQSTGPEIWRDTEGKLTHFVSSMGTTGTIMGCSMYLKQQNPAIQIVGVQPTEGASIPGIRRWPSEYLPEIYDPKRVDRIIDIDQQTAETMTRRLAVEEGIFAGISSGGTTAAALKVATEVENALIVSIICDRGDRYLSTNVFPVG
- a CDS encoding 3'-5' exonuclease gives rise to the protein MQPALIFDIETVPDIAAARRVFGFEDLSDEDVYQAINLKRRIESGGEFQKHFLHKVVAISAVLKTDQMLKIWSVGDVDSDEKVIIERFFEGIERFQPTLVTWNGGGFDLPVLHYRALLHGITARTYWDMGDFNRERKWNNYISRYQFAHLDLMDVMAGYQPRAVAKLDEIALLLGLPGKMGLSGADVLDQYRAGDIKAIRDYCELDVINTYLVYLRFQLMRGWLTPVQYQIACDELAQSLNNPNQSHWQAYNQAWLNK
- a CDS encoding CYTH domain-containing protein, producing MAREIERKFLLKNDQWRQQVAKQTRFVQGYLNQIEENSSKSSVRIRIEGEQANINIKSLEIGLSRDEYEYAIAVSDAEKMLEKLMVGPVIEKVRYLVVVEDLTWEIDEFFGDNAGLVIAEVELETEDQPLMLCDWVGKEVTDDVKYYNISLSKHPFKDWLPHEKD